In Bythopirellula goksoeyrii, a single window of DNA contains:
- a CDS encoding 3-isopropylmalate dehydrogenase: MKIAIIGGDGTGPEVAAEGVKVLKSIAKIEGFADQLDLTELDWGGDRYLKTGEALPADGLDQLRQFDAILLGAVGHPDVAPGILERKLLLDLRFGLDQYINLRPVKLFPGVETPLKDKGPDDIDFVVVRENTEDLYCGAGGFMHKGTPNEVATQTAIYTRKGCERCIRYAFEYTQKRNNPKGKKLTLVAKTNVLTTGHDLWWRTFNEVAADYPDVEIDYNHVDACCMWIVKNPEFYDVIVTTNMFGDIITDLSGIIQGGMGVAAGGNINPEPGGVSMFEPMGGSAPKYTGTGKINPIATINAVSMMLEQLGQSAAAERVMSAIMYVTDTKMKSQSAGKMGYTTSEIGDLVLDALA; this comes from the coding sequence ATGAAAATTGCGATAATTGGTGGGGATGGAACAGGTCCAGAGGTAGCAGCTGAGGGAGTCAAAGTACTCAAATCCATTGCGAAGATCGAAGGCTTTGCCGATCAATTAGACCTAACAGAACTCGACTGGGGTGGAGATCGCTATCTCAAGACCGGCGAAGCACTCCCTGCCGACGGGCTTGACCAACTCCGCCAGTTTGACGCGATTTTGCTTGGTGCTGTGGGCCATCCGGACGTTGCTCCCGGAATTCTCGAACGCAAACTTTTGTTGGATCTCCGATTCGGCCTCGACCAATACATTAACTTGCGACCTGTAAAATTGTTCCCCGGTGTGGAGACGCCGCTTAAAGACAAGGGACCCGATGACATCGATTTCGTCGTTGTGCGTGAGAACACGGAAGACCTCTATTGCGGTGCCGGCGGCTTCATGCACAAAGGGACACCCAACGAGGTCGCCACCCAGACGGCGATCTATACTCGCAAGGGTTGCGAGCGGTGCATTCGCTACGCCTTCGAGTACACCCAAAAGCGAAACAATCCCAAGGGGAAGAAACTAACCTTAGTCGCCAAGACCAATGTACTGACAACCGGTCACGATCTGTGGTGGCGAACCTTCAACGAAGTGGCAGCCGACTACCCAGACGTTGAAATCGACTACAACCACGTGGATGCCTGTTGCATGTGGATCGTCAAGAACCCTGAGTTCTACGACGTGATCGTCACCACCAACATGTTCGGGGACATCATCACTGATCTGAGCGGTATTATTCAGGGAGGCATGGGAGTCGCCGCCGGCGGCAACATCAATCCCGAGCCAGGCGGGGTGAGCATGTTCGAACCCATGGGTGGGAGTGCCCCCAAATACACCGGCACGGGTAAGATCAACCCAATCGCCACCATCAATGCGGTAAGTATGATGCTCGAACAACTGGGGCAATCTGCAGCAGCGGAACGTGTGATGAGCGCGATCATGTACGTCACCGACACTAAAATGAAGAGCCAATCCGCCGGCAAAATGGGTTACACGACCAGCGAAATCGGTGATCTGGTCCTCGACGCCCTGGCGTAA
- a CDS encoding SGNH/GDSL hydrolase family protein — MTPNNRRDFLLSSAGLTAASCAAFSSTATAAEESSSVSLVQPGYTILFQGDSITDAGRNKEQTDLVNQQSAFGNGYAFLAASQMLVGHAEDNLKFYNRGISGNKVYQLAERWQTDCLDLKPNLLSILIGVNDIWHKLNGQYDGTVEVYEKDYNALLARTKEALPDVKLVVCEPFVLKCGAVTDAWFPEFDEYRAAARRVSDEAGARFVPFQAMFDRAVEYAPPEYWAADGVHPTPFGASLMAYTWLQSVVG; from the coding sequence ATGACTCCCAACAACCGACGTGATTTTCTACTTTCCTCTGCTGGCCTGACTGCTGCCAGTTGTGCAGCGTTCTCTTCTACAGCCACTGCTGCAGAGGAATCTTCGTCTGTGTCCCTTGTGCAACCTGGGTACACGATCCTCTTTCAAGGAGATTCCATTACGGATGCCGGTCGGAATAAGGAGCAGACTGATTTAGTCAATCAGCAGTCGGCTTTCGGCAATGGGTATGCCTTCCTGGCGGCTTCGCAAATGTTGGTTGGTCACGCAGAGGATAATCTTAAGTTCTACAACCGGGGTATCAGTGGAAACAAGGTTTATCAGCTTGCCGAGCGCTGGCAGACCGATTGCCTCGACCTAAAACCAAACTTGCTTAGCATCTTGATCGGTGTCAATGACATCTGGCACAAGCTAAATGGCCAGTACGACGGTACGGTCGAAGTCTACGAAAAGGACTACAACGCTTTGCTCGCCCGAACCAAGGAGGCGTTGCCCGATGTCAAGCTGGTCGTCTGCGAGCCTTTTGTGCTCAAGTGTGGCGCAGTGACCGACGCATGGTTCCCAGAGTTCGACGAATATCGTGCTGCTGCTCGACGAGTTTCAGATGAAGCGGGTGCTCGGTTTGTGCCGTTTCAGGCGATGTTCGACCGTGCCGTGGAGTATGCTCCACCAGAGTACTGGGCAGCGGATGGTGTTCATCCGACTCCGTTTGGTGCATCGCTGATGGCTTACACGTGGCTGCAGAGTGTCGTGGGGTGA
- a CDS encoding acyl-[ACP]--phospholipid O-acyltransferase: MTSPTPSSDSDYTVGGGSRSLLSASFVGLLVTQFLGAANDNILRWLVIGIGKQYVAPESVSWILAAGSAAFVLPYVLLAAPSGYLADRFSKQKVIVTCKMAEVAIMITAVLAVYLGSVTLMLLVVTAMGAQSALFGPSKLGSIPEMLNESKISSANGVLELTTVVAVTIGMVAGNWLTTATGERGREHLWLSALVMIGFAAAGLAASLLIRRLPIANARRKFPWDAARQTWRDVSTLAADPAMFRVALGIMFFWSLAMMAQLNIDQFAFQGGATKQTQVAMLLVPLIVGVGLGSILAGVWSAGRVELGILPLGAGGLAFSAVMLYTVEGELYDPSKQWTISYIGAAFLLFLLGTFSGLFNVPLAAYMQRYSLRKNRGSILAACNFLTFGGMLVTSGLYWLAGSPYLQLSARDVFLICGVVTLPVLIYIVAIIPQASIRFLAWLITHSFYKIRVHQRENLPETGGALLVPNHVSWIDGLLLVAVSPRPIRLVITGDLLKTWWARGLARIMGAIPIFRRTPKATRSAIETAREALNNGELVCIFPEGGISRSGQLQTFSRGTMEILRGTSARVIPVYLDELWGSIFTFRGGRLFRTSTGTLFRPVSVWFGKHIEKVNNIHQLRQAVQDLGADAVSGRKERMMVLPRLMLRKCRKSLFRFKIADSSGAEATGGSLLMRTLILRRLLLREVIESDEKYVGILLPPSVGAVITNAAVTLAGRVSANLNYTVTNDVLNACIRKAGIRHVLTSKKVMEKLDLKLDAEIVLLEDFKPKVSLADKLAGVTQAYATPLPVLERILGVHRMTSDDELTVIFTSGSTGEPKGVVLTNHNVGSNVEAIDQVIHLRSDDTLLGILPFFHSFGFMVTLWTVLGLDVRCVYHFTPLDAKQVGKLCGKWGVTVLLSTPTFLRSYLRKCEPADFSKLEIVVAGAEKLPVPLCDEFEAKFGVRPVEGYGATELSPLVSVNVPPKRSQSREEDCREGTVGRPIPGVSAKIVDPDTGEPLDVETPGMLLVKGPNVMKEYLGDPDKTAGVLRDGWYVTGDIALIDKQGFIQITGRLSRFSKIGGEMVPHINIEEAIQGLVQTPEDEVVKAVVTAVPDERKGERLIVVHTKLDHTPQDICDHLAKLGLPNLWLPSTNSFLEVEQIPVLGTGKLDLKGLSDLAKKHFAK; encoded by the coding sequence ATGACCAGCCCTACGCCTTCGAGCGATTCTGATTATACCGTGGGCGGGGGCAGTCGCAGCCTGTTGTCGGCGAGCTTTGTCGGCTTGTTGGTTACCCAATTTCTAGGTGCCGCCAATGACAACATTCTTCGCTGGCTAGTGATTGGCATCGGCAAACAGTACGTAGCACCGGAAAGCGTTTCATGGATTCTGGCCGCAGGGAGTGCTGCTTTCGTGCTGCCTTATGTGCTACTTGCTGCTCCATCGGGGTATCTGGCCGACCGTTTTAGCAAGCAAAAAGTTATTGTGACCTGCAAAATGGCGGAGGTTGCGATAATGATCACGGCCGTCTTGGCTGTTTATTTAGGAAGTGTCACTCTCATGCTCCTGGTGGTCACCGCGATGGGAGCCCAAAGTGCCCTTTTTGGTCCCTCGAAGCTCGGCAGCATACCCGAGATGCTTAACGAGTCGAAGATATCTTCCGCCAATGGAGTCCTGGAGTTGACCACTGTGGTTGCGGTCACAATCGGTATGGTTGCGGGCAACTGGCTTACGACCGCGACGGGAGAGCGAGGAAGGGAACATCTCTGGCTCTCGGCTCTGGTGATGATCGGATTTGCTGCGGCAGGCCTGGCAGCAAGTCTCTTAATTCGCAGATTACCAATAGCCAACGCGCGGAGAAAATTTCCTTGGGACGCCGCCAGGCAAACATGGCGAGATGTGTCCACGCTCGCCGCGGATCCAGCGATGTTCCGAGTAGCACTGGGCATCATGTTCTTCTGGTCGCTGGCGATGATGGCCCAATTGAACATCGACCAATTTGCCTTTCAGGGTGGGGCAACCAAACAGACTCAGGTGGCCATGCTGCTCGTGCCATTGATAGTCGGTGTAGGACTAGGAAGCATTCTTGCCGGGGTGTGGTCAGCAGGACGAGTCGAGTTGGGAATTCTTCCTCTGGGAGCTGGCGGATTGGCCTTCAGTGCCGTGATGCTCTACACCGTCGAAGGGGAACTCTACGATCCTAGTAAACAGTGGACGATAAGCTACATCGGCGCTGCTTTTCTCTTGTTTCTACTGGGGACTTTTTCGGGGTTGTTCAATGTCCCCTTGGCAGCCTATATGCAGCGATATAGCCTGCGCAAGAATCGCGGATCCATCTTGGCGGCCTGCAATTTCCTCACCTTTGGAGGTATGCTCGTCACCTCAGGGTTGTATTGGTTAGCAGGCAGCCCCTACCTGCAGTTGAGCGCGCGAGACGTGTTTCTCATATGCGGGGTGGTTACCCTTCCGGTCCTGATCTACATCGTGGCGATCATCCCCCAGGCCTCGATCCGTTTCCTGGCGTGGCTTATCACACATTCCTTTTACAAGATACGAGTCCATCAACGAGAAAACTTGCCCGAAACGGGAGGAGCCCTGCTGGTACCCAATCATGTCTCTTGGATCGACGGATTGCTCTTGGTTGCCGTCTCACCTCGCCCGATTCGGCTTGTCATCACCGGCGACCTGCTCAAGACTTGGTGGGCACGGGGGTTGGCAAGGATTATGGGAGCAATTCCAATTTTTCGCCGCACCCCCAAGGCAACTCGTTCGGCAATCGAAACTGCCCGCGAGGCGCTCAACAACGGGGAATTGGTGTGTATCTTCCCTGAAGGAGGCATCAGCCGCTCAGGGCAATTACAAACTTTCAGCCGCGGCACGATGGAAATCCTCAGAGGGACCTCGGCCCGCGTCATTCCCGTCTATCTCGATGAGCTATGGGGGAGTATCTTTACCTTTCGTGGCGGGCGACTATTCCGCACATCGACGGGAACCCTATTTCGTCCCGTTTCCGTTTGGTTTGGCAAACATATCGAAAAAGTCAATAACATTCATCAGTTGCGACAAGCGGTTCAGGATCTGGGAGCCGACGCCGTATCTGGACGAAAGGAACGTATGATGGTGTTGCCTCGCTTGATGCTTCGCAAGTGTCGCAAAAGTTTATTTCGGTTCAAAATCGCCGATTCCAGTGGTGCAGAAGCGACCGGTGGCTCGCTGTTGATGCGAACTCTCATCTTACGCAGGCTCTTGCTGCGCGAAGTGATCGAGTCCGATGAGAAATATGTGGGAATTCTCCTGCCTCCGTCGGTCGGCGCAGTCATCACCAACGCAGCCGTTACCTTGGCGGGGCGGGTATCAGCCAATCTCAATTACACCGTCACCAACGATGTGCTCAACGCTTGTATCCGCAAGGCGGGCATTCGGCACGTACTCACCAGCAAGAAGGTCATGGAAAAGCTCGACCTCAAGCTCGACGCCGAGATTGTGCTGCTCGAAGATTTTAAGCCCAAGGTCTCTCTCGCCGATAAGTTAGCCGGCGTCACGCAAGCCTATGCAACTCCGCTGCCCGTCTTGGAACGCATCCTCGGCGTGCATCGCATGACGAGTGACGACGAACTGACAGTAATCTTCACATCTGGTTCCACAGGGGAACCCAAGGGAGTAGTGCTTACCAACCACAATGTCGGCTCCAACGTCGAGGCCATCGACCAAGTAATCCACCTCCGGAGCGATGACACGTTGCTGGGGATCCTGCCCTTTTTCCATTCGTTCGGCTTCATGGTCACTCTCTGGACTGTGCTAGGACTCGACGTCCGCTGCGTGTATCACTTCACGCCGCTCGATGCGAAACAAGTCGGCAAACTGTGCGGCAAATGGGGCGTCACGGTGTTGCTCTCCACCCCCACTTTTCTACGGTCCTATCTGCGAAAGTGCGAACCAGCAGACTTCTCGAAACTGGAAATCGTGGTCGCTGGTGCGGAGAAACTTCCGGTTCCTCTCTGCGACGAATTCGAAGCCAAGTTCGGTGTCCGCCCCGTGGAAGGCTACGGAGCAACCGAACTATCTCCGCTGGTATCGGTCAACGTCCCTCCTAAACGTTCTCAAAGTCGTGAGGAAGACTGTCGAGAGGGGACAGTCGGTCGACCCATTCCCGGCGTATCGGCAAAGATCGTCGACCCCGACACGGGCGAACCGCTCGATGTTGAGACCCCCGGCATGTTGCTGGTGAAGGGCCCCAATGTGATGAAGGAATATCTGGGCGATCCCGACAAAACGGCTGGAGTCCTCCGCGACGGCTGGTACGTGACGGGTGACATCGCGCTAATCGACAAGCAGGGATTCATTCAAATCACCGGCCGGCTGAGCCGCTTCTCAAAAATCGGCGGCGAAATGGTCCCCCACATCAACATCGAAGAAGCCATCCAAGGTCTCGTGCAGACTCCTGAAGACGAAGTAGTGAAGGCTGTCGTGACCGCCGTCCCCGATGAAAGAAAAGGGGAACGGCTTATCGTGGTCCACACCAAATTGGATCACACCCCCCAAGATATCTGCGATCACCTGGCCAAGCTGGGCCTACCCAATCTCTGGCTCCCCAGCACCAACAGCTTCCTGGAAGTCGAACAAATCCCCGTCCTCGGCACCGGCAAGCTCGATCTCAAAGGACTGAGCGACCTGGCCAAAAAGCATTTTGCCAAGTGA
- a CDS encoding prepilin peptidase, producing MNADNIIDFVTALWLGFIGACIGSFLNVVAYRLPRGMSVVWQPSHCPKCNHPIRARDNIPILGWLWLGGKCRDCKATISPRYAVVEGVMGLVFFTLAYFELLRGSPVSELTGAMDVVWDPQWKAIGLYAYHCLLASILMAILLMRMDKSISLRKFILGAFMVVFLWPLAWFLSRIN from the coding sequence GTGAACGCCGACAACATAATCGACTTCGTCACAGCCCTCTGGCTTGGTTTTATCGGAGCGTGCATCGGTAGTTTCCTCAATGTCGTGGCATATCGTTTGCCGCGGGGGATGTCGGTCGTGTGGCAGCCGTCTCACTGCCCCAAATGTAATCACCCAATCCGTGCTCGTGACAATATCCCCATACTTGGTTGGCTTTGGCTTGGGGGAAAATGTCGAGATTGTAAGGCAACGATTTCACCTCGCTATGCGGTTGTGGAAGGGGTGATGGGGCTCGTGTTTTTTACCCTAGCCTATTTTGAGCTCTTAAGAGGAAGCCCAGTATCTGAGCTTACTGGTGCCATGGATGTTGTCTGGGACCCTCAATGGAAAGCAATTGGACTCTACGCCTATCACTGCCTCCTCGCGAGCATCCTTATGGCAATCTTGTTGATGCGAATGGATAAGTCAATTTCTCTCCGAAAATTCATCCTAGGGGCGTTCATGGTAGTTTTCCTGTGGCCATTGGCATGGTTTCTATCTCGCATAAACTAA